From a region of the Pseudoxanthomonas sp. X-1 genome:
- a CDS encoding AtaL-like protein, with protein MIYSTATVPVNAPGLTPLTHAQAWAGLVEKARNATLFFPPGECTRSEVVEESASHLMREATILGDDLTEIITFEADRKITFFQAVSPREGAIVNELYEDQNGDLQLRFYCYIGLRGKTPDGPEEQAAQAWMDSDRGFKAAIHSTLRRTRELVAQGSI; from the coding sequence ATGATCTACTCGACCGCAACCGTTCCGGTCAACGCGCCCGGACTGACCCCGCTCACCCATGCCCAGGCCTGGGCCGGCCTGGTCGAAAAAGCACGCAACGCCACGCTGTTCTTCCCGCCCGGAGAATGCACGCGCAGCGAGGTCGTCGAGGAAAGCGCATCGCACCTGATGCGCGAAGCCACCATCCTCGGCGATGACCTCACCGAGATCATCACGTTCGAGGCGGATCGGAAGATCACCTTCTTCCAGGCCGTCAGCCCGCGCGAGGGTGCGATCGTCAACGAGCTGTACGAAGACCAGAACGGCGACCTGCAGCTTCGTTTCTATTGCTACATCGGGCTGCGCGGCAAGACGCCCGACGGACCAGAAGAGCAGGCGGCACAGGCCTGGATGGACAGCGACAGGGGCTTCAAGGCCGCGATCCATTCGACGCTCAGGCGGACGCGCGAGCTTGTCGCCCAGGGAAGCATCTGA